One region of Mucilaginibacter gotjawali genomic DNA includes:
- a CDS encoding PKD domain-containing protein, producing MSVGNVSLPIALSYGTNGVKATDIEGSAGMGWNLIAGGAVTREVRGTPDDILIDLGYMSRAGWMSGTVGNTINNMTIYNSTNPPNYPMVAADVNFIHNNFGDNSGAPSDTEPDIFNVSAPGLSVQFVFDKDHNIRTIPYQDLKIAYAYNSAGEGAITSFTITNDQGITYVFAAAESTTKKSVNPATPSWFNTGYQEYIDGITYNSAWRLTQIHDLNNNTININYTAGTEMPSTNKVQVYLNGYTTPTTLYSVWQKTTPELLSSITYQEGNGTGSPVTAFNFTYNNNSYTKASYINTITGFGRSFQFNYTANVHSGNNFTRYFLTNVTDPDCNTPVNYTFAYKNLANMPDSSTVSMDYWGYINKNTSSVLLPTVCVNPSNTSYDRYAVGPLYNPSVYSIKLQSSLTDGTNRVVDTGAVQTGLLNQINYPTGGYSIISYEPNTIYASILGDDVLGAGVRVKQISSYDGINASPSVTSYSYLDPTNFQSSGKALSLPQYAFTQVYTSSEADSVKWRKSTVISLNDLSQDDHTVIYNYVKESRTGAGSTLYQFSVPASQWDSSTPSGAPSWSPTMTYSGSPTTNTIGFMSNIMRSYPFVPSTNYDFERGLPLDITNYDNNNNKVSETTYTYNTPQTPVTITAFKYDSNTSAEESYGKYYIYTTAGPLTTQVVSKLYSATAPTTYRQTTSNYTYSGSMYKLSQESTTNSDGTAYNKYFKYVKDYTVTTAGDGMTQALLNLQAANVNAPVEEYAQVTPSGGSATTVSAALTTYGVFTPSGYSGSGLTLPAAYYKVSTPGGMTLTPSSISTASPNTFVFDSDYIKVGHELAYDYSGYLLSADNGFRDTSTVLIDHNSFQPAATVSNARYDEIAFSDFDSNLPYVNFTGTTTLSSTSRSGQYSNSLAAGATLTKTVSRNLMAVYYVVSAWVQRSTTPAGTLTATVASSDGTVSHSQNKSYVATTGNTTFPTGWQYLEVKVPLTSIATSTINITISCSTAVLIDDVWAYPDVSQVSSVTYDPVAFFKTSATNTNGVASYFSYDKFGRMLYAFDQDKNIVQRKIYASAANEANFTAPALSGPASAYNNISSTWNMAAPSYNTCVTAAGVTYTWNFGDGSAKVVTTSTSPVSHSYATNGNYTITLTASSPAYGSKASTLAVTVSALSQVNLTYNNYTSGSSITSVVFKKHTTGATIYTLTTAQLTAGYNIIPDVYDITINTTGPLYNSGTGLGFLTIALTGNNGLSNCLSYSSTNVITVTSVDLTSQPAVNFSMYHTVCP from the coding sequence GTGAGCGTGGGAAATGTGTCGCTGCCGATAGCCTTATCGTACGGCACCAACGGGGTAAAAGCTACGGATATCGAGGGCAGCGCTGGCATGGGATGGAATTTAATTGCCGGCGGGGCAGTAACCCGCGAAGTGCGTGGTACACCGGATGATATACTTATTGATTTGGGGTATATGTCCCGGGCAGGGTGGATGAGTGGTACAGTAGGTAACACTATCAACAATATGACCATCTACAATAGTACTAATCCGCCTAATTATCCAATGGTGGCTGCTGATGTTAACTTTATTCATAACAATTTCGGTGACAACTCCGGTGCTCCTTCTGATACTGAGCCAGATATTTTCAATGTGAGTGCACCAGGTTTATCGGTCCAATTTGTCTTTGACAAGGACCATAATATCAGGACAATTCCTTACCAGGATCTTAAGATAGCTTATGCCTATAACAGTGCAGGGGAGGGGGCCATCACTTCCTTCACAATAACCAATGATCAGGGTATCACCTATGTTTTCGCTGCCGCAGAGTCAACTACAAAGAAGTCTGTAAATCCAGCTACCCCATCTTGGTTTAATACAGGCTACCAGGAATATATAGATGGAATAACCTATAACAGCGCCTGGCGCCTGACGCAAATACATGATCTGAATAATAATACGATCAATATCAACTATACCGCCGGAACGGAAATGCCTTCGACAAATAAAGTGCAGGTATACCTTAACGGCTACACAACGCCCACTACTTTGTACAGCGTATGGCAAAAAACAACACCGGAATTATTGTCATCTATAACTTACCAGGAGGGTAACGGAACTGGTTCACCTGTAACGGCGTTTAACTTTACCTATAATAATAATTCCTACACAAAAGCTTCTTATATAAATACCATAACCGGTTTTGGAAGGTCTTTCCAGTTTAATTATACGGCGAACGTTCACAGCGGTAACAACTTTACGCGGTATTTCCTGACGAATGTTACCGACCCAGACTGCAATACGCCTGTTAACTACACCTTTGCTTACAAAAACCTTGCTAACATGCCGGATTCATCAACGGTGAGCATGGATTATTGGGGATATATCAACAAAAATACGTCAAGTGTTTTATTGCCTACTGTTTGTGTTAATCCATCCAACACAAGCTATGACAGATATGCTGTTGGTCCGCTGTATAATCCTTCGGTTTATTCAATAAAACTGCAATCCAGTCTAACCGACGGTACAAACAGGGTTGTTGATACAGGTGCGGTACAAACAGGCTTATTAAACCAAATTAACTATCCTACCGGGGGGTACAGTATAATTTCTTATGAACCTAATACGATATATGCTTCAATCCTTGGCGATGATGTGTTAGGTGCAGGCGTTCGCGTTAAACAGATTTCCAGTTATGACGGTATCAACGCAAGCCCGTCGGTTACATCATACTCTTACCTGGATCCGACGAATTTTCAGTCAAGTGGTAAAGCCCTATCACTTCCCCAATATGCCTTCACCCAGGTTTATACCAGCTCTGAGGCTGACTCTGTTAAATGGCGAAAATCAACAGTAATATCCTTAAATGACCTTTCCCAGGACGACCATACTGTCATTTACAACTATGTAAAGGAAAGCCGGACCGGGGCCGGCAGTACTTTGTACCAGTTTAGCGTACCGGCTTCGCAATGGGATAGCAGTACACCCAGTGGGGCGCCTTCATGGAGCCCTACCATGACTTATAGCGGTTCGCCAACAACCAATACCATCGGTTTTATGAGCAACATTATGCGGAGTTACCCCTTCGTGCCAAGTACCAATTACGATTTTGAACGGGGCCTGCCGCTTGATATTACCAATTATGATAACAATAATAACAAAGTTAGCGAAACCACTTATACCTATAACACTCCGCAAACTCCGGTAACCATTACCGCATTTAAATACGACAGCAATACCAGTGCCGAAGAAAGCTATGGTAAATACTATATTTATACCACCGCAGGGCCGTTAACTACCCAGGTGGTAAGCAAACTGTACTCTGCTACCGCGCCAACAACTTACCGGCAAACCACATCAAACTATACCTACAGTGGCTCGATGTACAAACTTTCGCAGGAATCAACCACCAATAGCGATGGTACGGCTTACAACAAATACTTTAAATATGTAAAAGATTATACGGTAACTACCGCAGGTGACGGCATGACCCAGGCCCTGCTGAACCTGCAGGCGGCTAACGTAAACGCCCCGGTTGAGGAATATGCGCAGGTTACCCCCAGCGGAGGATCAGCAACTACCGTAAGCGCCGCGCTTACAACTTATGGCGTATTTACCCCATCGGGTTATAGCGGGTCGGGCCTTACGCTGCCGGCAGCATATTATAAAGTTTCAACGCCCGGAGGTATGACTTTAACACCTTCGTCTATCAGCACTGCAAGCCCCAATACTTTTGTATTTGATTCGGATTATATTAAGGTTGGACATGAACTTGCCTATGATTATTCGGGTTATCTGCTCAGTGCGGATAATGGATTCAGGGATACATCAACGGTGCTTATCGATCATAACAGTTTTCAGCCGGCGGCAACGGTATCAAATGCGCGCTATGATGAAATTGCTTTCAGCGATTTTGACAGTAATCTGCCCTACGTTAATTTTACCGGCACTACCACGCTCAGCAGCACCAGCCGCAGCGGGCAGTATTCTAATTCGCTGGCTGCCGGCGCTACGCTAACCAAAACCGTGAGCCGGAACCTGATGGCCGTTTATTATGTTGTTTCGGCCTGGGTGCAGCGTTCAACAACGCCTGCAGGTACTTTAACGGCAACGGTAGCCAGTTCAGATGGTACAGTAAGCCATTCGCAAAACAAAAGTTACGTGGCTACCACCGGTAACACCACTTTCCCGACAGGCTGGCAATACCTTGAGGTTAAAGTGCCCTTAACCAGCATTGCCACCAGTACCATCAACATTACCATCAGTTGCAGCACGGCTGTTTTAATAGATGATGTTTGGGCCTACCCTGATGTGTCTCAGGTGAGTTCGGTTACCTACGATCCGGTAGCATTTTTTAAAACTTCAGCCACCAATACCAATGGCGTAGCTTCCTATTTTAGTTATGATAAATTCGGCCGGATGCTTTATGCATTTGACCAGGACAAAAATATTGTTCAGCGAAAAATTTACGCCAGTGCTGCCAATGAAGCCAACTTTACTGCGCCTGCGCTAAGCGGCCCCGCATCCGCCTACAATAATATAAGCTCAACGTGGAATATGGCCGCACCTTCCTATAATACCTGTGTTACCGCCGCGGGCGTAACCTATACCTGGAATTTTGGCGATGGATCGGCAAAGGTGGTTACCACCTCCACTTCGCCGGTTAGCCATAGCTACGCAACAAATGGCAATTACACTATTACCCTTACTGCGTCTTCGCCGGCGTACGGCAGTAAAGCCTCAACACTGGCGGTTACGGTGAGTGCTCTTTCTCAGGTAAATCTAACCTACAATAACTATACCAGTGGCAGCTCAATAACCAGTGTAGTGTTTAAAAAGCACACAACCGGGGCTACAATTTATACGCTTACAACCGCTCAGTTGACCGCAGGCTATAATATAATACCCGATGTTTACGATATCACCATAAACACCACCGGGCCGCTGTATAATTCTGGTACCGGCCTGGGTTTCCTTACCATTGCTCTTACAGGCAACAACGGCTTGAGCAACTGCCTTAGTTACAGTTCAACCAACGTTATTACGGTTACGAGCGTAGATTTAACCTCTCAGCCAGCAGTGAATTTTAGTATGTATCACACCGTTTGCCCCTAA
- a CDS encoding IS110 family RNA-guided transposase has protein sequence MLKYSLGMDASMKDIHVCLSVIDSRQQVKVKASSKFANDMQGFKDLLVWLSRHKKESDIPLVNVIEATGVYYEACALFLFKAGFDVAVVLPNKAKKYLQALGLRSKNDKIDAAGLARMGAEQCLELWQPMDEFFYTLRAMTRHHQSLQELKTNINNQLHADEHSIYSTKAVIKQLKKLIATIEKQLKETDQSIHDHLYSNDEVGQRVDHIIDIKGLSYMTVAVVLAETNGFALFKSASQLVRYSGYDIIENQSGGHRGKTKISKKGNSHIRRAMYMPAFNVVRYEKGNFKTFFERILARHHQKMKAYVAVQRKLLVMIYTLWKKNEAFNRDAKINKFGNEETAPSFALTEGQLNEVAPA, from the coding sequence ATGTTAAAGTATTCACTTGGCATGGATGCATCTATGAAAGATATTCATGTCTGCCTTTCGGTAATCGACTCAAGGCAACAGGTAAAAGTAAAAGCCAGCAGTAAATTTGCTAACGACATGCAGGGGTTTAAAGACCTGCTTGTATGGCTATCCCGTCACAAAAAGGAATCAGACATTCCTTTAGTTAACGTGATTGAAGCTACCGGTGTATATTACGAAGCATGTGCCTTGTTTTTGTTTAAGGCCGGATTTGACGTTGCCGTTGTATTACCAAACAAAGCCAAAAAGTATTTACAGGCACTGGGGCTTAGATCGAAGAATGATAAAATAGATGCAGCAGGACTTGCCCGTATGGGTGCTGAGCAATGCCTGGAATTGTGGCAGCCCATGGATGAGTTCTTTTATACACTTAGGGCAATGACCCGTCATCATCAAAGTCTTCAGGAACTCAAAACCAATATCAATAATCAGCTTCATGCCGATGAGCATAGTATTTACAGCACTAAAGCCGTAATCAAACAGCTTAAAAAACTGATTGCTACAATTGAAAAGCAGCTTAAAGAAACCGATCAGAGCATCCATGACCATCTTTACAGCAACGATGAGGTAGGCCAAAGAGTGGATCATATTATTGACATAAAAGGGTTAAGTTATATGACAGTGGCAGTAGTGCTTGCGGAAACAAACGGTTTTGCCTTGTTTAAATCTGCATCGCAACTGGTCAGGTATTCGGGGTATGATATAATTGAAAACCAATCCGGCGGTCATCGAGGAAAAACCAAAATATCCAAAAAAGGCAACAGCCACATCAGGCGCGCCATGTATATGCCGGCATTTAATGTGGTCCGATACGAAAAAGGAAATTTTAAAACCTTCTTTGAGCGGATACTTGCACGGCATCATCAAAAAATGAAAGCCTATGTAGCCGTACAAAGAAAATTACTGGTAATGATCTATACGTTATGGAAAAAGAATGAAGCGTTTAACCGCGATGCCAAGATCAATAAATTCGGAAATGAGGAGACGGCGCCTTCTTTCGCTTTGACCGAAGGTCAACTTAATGAAGTAGCCCCGGCATAA
- a CDS encoding DUF6443 domain-containing protein, with translation MKTNLNRKTNTYHMYPGITKYIFLTVAVALISFKLQAQSPGYVQQDVIKVAGVSTDAQINALPLGSIQTTRVFIDGLGRSIQTVALQASPVNNNDMVAPQAYNTLGQQTAGYLPYTDNSAINPSGSFRTTAIADQLSYYANSGTTSNPNKVANETTYPFSQQLFENSPLQRVQFAGMTGTGFQPQLSGNHYKSVTYRLNNATQDGNILIWSLNDTYTSVNYYADNALYVTDGIDEDGVETLAFADAAGHTVLKRQKNSGVNIDTYYVYNVGGLISYIIPPLALAKMSTAPADYNPNDAPVSTMVFKFVYDAMGRLIEKTVPAKGKMSIVYDPFNRPVLMQDALMNTNHQWNYIRYDAKGRAVSQGIYTDANVNRLTRSAMQTYVSSLPYANYYELRNATQSTGYYSVRVFPSANITPLAYAYFDDYKLATSATAFTYVSQGLTNEEAATTAPVKGMPTMVRKTTVGAALSGDWLLSVTFYDKRLNPIQTQSNNQLYYKLDTLSDYKTTVPDFMGVPQTSYVKKVTSASTTTTVQTNLTYDYFYRVKTISQSYNGGATVTIAAYTYNEMGQLVLKNLGLVSGTTYLQNLDMRYNIRGMLTSINNSTLTVNALTNGETTDVFGMTILYDQSDSNLGNTGKFDGKISAVKWMSKDASGANSNERAYVYSYDQLNRYTGAVYSERNTPGTGSFATNVGAYNETIGATGYDVNGNILSLTRNSLVSGAVTEIDHLAYTYNTTANPNQLQSISETNDANHNSYGFKYIAASTGNYSYDVNGNLTADPYKGITSISYNYLNKTSQVMLSATQYINYTYDASGNLIHKEAYKSGSATIVTDYIDGFVFNNTSGSTALAYFAAPEGRVLNNGSGGFTNEYIITDPQGNARISFNNTGTGGTAKVIQENSYYPTGLTFANSPVSLPTTPNKNLYNGGSEWQNDYSNLPDYYQTFYRNYDAAIARWVAVDPVAESAESMTSYQYAGDNPVMKNDPMGDLIPNEYADPSYSPSRHAAGGFGGGGSWGMWALYNDDQTGMSYEAEASAAVVVRDYGSGGGGFGSTEDLLASIDYIDSHSQYGGHSSGLGSESLFTSDKDVLTAGAGYLDRFNAWGTQGFAANYASAVFAYDISRPTGAPVINTEQSHFLQVTHFYHYTDGSAYTVDGNSATGMIYDASDPEGTAFQNGLLQKSINANADPIDHAEDVFRTIGEADGGIAIAKGLRKMNGLAESGVLKTLGDVTGVAGAVNSMRKGYNEWHTNKALSVLHWGEALGQGLFMVFGGEEFELGFNLTVMAFDTGVDYYEHGHNNGGE, from the coding sequence ATGAAAACCAACCTGAATCGTAAAACCAACACTTATCATATGTACCCCGGTATAACAAAATATATTTTCCTGACGGTTGCCGTCGCGTTAATCAGTTTTAAGCTGCAGGCCCAAAGCCCCGGTTATGTGCAGCAGGATGTAATAAAAGTAGCGGGCGTAAGCACCGATGCACAGATCAATGCGCTGCCGCTGGGTAGCATACAAACCACCCGGGTATTTATAGATGGGTTGGGCCGCTCCATCCAAACCGTTGCCCTGCAGGCCAGCCCGGTGAATAATAATGACATGGTAGCGCCGCAGGCTTATAATACCCTTGGCCAGCAAACGGCTGGCTACCTGCCGTATACGGATAATAGCGCGATAAACCCGTCGGGCAGTTTCCGCACAACGGCCATTGCCGACCAGCTAAGCTATTACGCAAATAGCGGCACCACCAGCAACCCCAACAAGGTGGCCAACGAAACTACTTATCCGTTCAGTCAGCAGCTTTTTGAGAATAGCCCGCTGCAGCGCGTTCAGTTTGCCGGGATGACAGGCACAGGTTTTCAACCCCAGTTATCAGGCAACCACTATAAGTCGGTTACCTACCGCCTTAACAATGCCACCCAGGACGGCAATATCCTGATCTGGAGCCTAAACGACACTTATACCAGCGTCAATTACTATGCGGATAATGCCTTATATGTAACCGACGGCATAGATGAGGACGGCGTGGAAACCCTGGCCTTTGCCGATGCGGCAGGCCACACGGTGCTGAAAAGGCAAAAGAATTCGGGTGTTAATATTGACACCTATTATGTTTACAACGTGGGCGGCCTTATCTCGTACATTATCCCGCCGCTGGCGCTGGCGAAAATGAGCACTGCACCAGCCGACTATAACCCGAATGATGCACCCGTAAGCACGATGGTATTTAAGTTTGTATACGATGCCATGGGCAGGCTGATAGAAAAAACCGTACCCGCCAAAGGCAAAATGAGCATTGTATACGACCCATTTAACCGGCCGGTGCTAATGCAGGATGCGCTGATGAACACTAACCACCAATGGAACTATATCCGCTATGATGCAAAGGGCAGGGCGGTAAGCCAGGGCATATATACTGATGCCAATGTAAACAGGCTGACCCGGAGCGCAATGCAAACCTACGTAAGCAGCCTGCCTTATGCCAATTACTACGAACTGCGGAACGCAACACAGTCCACGGGATATTATTCGGTGAGGGTTTTTCCTTCCGCCAATATTACCCCGCTGGCCTATGCTTATTTTGATGATTATAAACTGGCCACTTCTGCCACAGCTTTTACCTATGTGTCACAGGGGCTTACCAACGAAGAAGCCGCCACAACCGCCCCTGTAAAAGGGATGCCCACCATGGTGCGCAAAACAACCGTTGGCGCGGCCCTTAGCGGTGATTGGCTGCTAAGCGTTACTTTTTACGATAAACGCCTTAACCCGATACAAACCCAAAGCAATAATCAGCTGTATTATAAGTTAGATACCTTATCGGACTATAAAACAACAGTGCCGGACTTTATGGGGGTACCGCAAACAAGTTATGTGAAGAAAGTTACATCCGCCTCAACTACTACAACGGTGCAAACCAACCTTACTTACGATTACTTCTACCGGGTGAAAACCATTAGCCAAAGTTATAATGGCGGAGCCACAGTGACCATAGCGGCTTATACCTATAATGAAATGGGGCAGCTGGTACTTAAAAACCTTGGGCTGGTAAGCGGCACTACCTATTTGCAAAACCTGGATATGCGCTACAATATCCGAGGCATGCTCACCAGCATCAATAACAGTACGTTGACTGTTAATGCGTTAACCAACGGGGAAACAACCGATGTATTCGGGATGACGATATTGTATGACCAAAGCGACTCCAACCTGGGTAATACAGGGAAGTTTGACGGTAAAATATCGGCTGTTAAATGGATGAGCAAGGATGCCAGCGGCGCCAATAGTAACGAACGGGCCTATGTTTACAGTTACGACCAGTTAAACCGCTACACCGGCGCTGTTTATAGCGAGCGAAACACGCCGGGCACGGGGAGTTTTGCTACCAACGTAGGCGCGTATAACGAAACGATAGGGGCCACTGGCTACGACGTAAACGGCAATATTTTGAGCCTTACCCGTAATAGCCTGGTTAGCGGTGCGGTTACCGAGATTGACCATTTGGCCTATACTTACAATACTACGGCAAACCCAAACCAACTGCAATCCATCAGCGAAACCAACGATGCTAATCATAACAGCTATGGTTTTAAGTATATTGCGGCAAGTACAGGTAATTATTCGTACGATGTAAATGGCAATTTAACTGCCGACCCATACAAGGGGATCACCAGTATATCCTATAATTACCTTAACAAAACCAGCCAGGTAATGCTGTCTGCTACACAATACATCAATTATACCTACGATGCATCAGGTAACCTGATCCACAAAGAGGCGTATAAAAGCGGCTCCGCTACCATAGTAACCGATTATATCGATGGCTTTGTATTTAACAATACCAGCGGTAGCACCGCGCTGGCCTATTTTGCCGCGCCGGAAGGTAGGGTGCTGAACAATGGCAGCGGGGGCTTTACCAATGAATACATTATTACCGACCCGCAAGGCAATGCCAGGATAAGTTTTAACAATACCGGTACCGGCGGTACGGCCAAAGTAATACAGGAGAACAGCTATTACCCTACAGGGCTTACATTTGCTAACAGCCCGGTAAGCCTGCCTACCACGCCAAACAAAAACCTGTATAACGGTGGCAGCGAATGGCAGAACGATTACAGCAACCTGCCCGATTATTACCAAACTTTTTACCGCAATTATGATGCGGCCATAGCCCGCTGGGTAGCTGTTGACCCTGTTGCCGAAAGCGCTGAAAGCATGACGAGCTACCAGTATGCAGGCGATAACCCGGTGATGAAAAATGACCCAATGGGAGATTTGATACCAAATGAATATGCCGATCCGAGTTATTCTCCATCGCGGCATGCTGCTGGTGGTTTTGGCGGCGGAGGTTCGTGGGGTATGTGGGCGCTTTATAACGATGATCAGACAGGTATGAGTTACGAAGCAGAAGCTAGTGCAGCTGTTGTTGTAAGAGATTATGGCAGTGGCGGTGGGGGCTTCGGTAGCACAGAGGATCTACTTGCTTCCATAGATTATATTGATTCCCATAGTCAATATGGAGGACATAGTTCGGGTTTGGGCTCTGAATCTTTATTTACATCAGATAAAGACGTTTTAACGGCAGGAGCTGGCTATTTGGATAGGTTTAATGCTTGGGGCACTCAAGGATTTGCCGCAAATTACGCATCGGCAGTGTTTGCCTATGATATAAGTCGTCCTACAGGAGCACCCGTAATTAATACAGAACAATCTCACTTTCTGCAGGTAACACATTTTTATCATTATACCGACGGAAGTGCTTATACGGTTGATGGGAATAGTGCTACCGGTATGATTTATGACGCTAGCGACCCTGAAGGAACTGCTTTTCAAAATGGGTTACTTCAGAAAAGTATAAATGCTAACGCAGATCCAATAGATCACGCTGAAGACGTATTTAGAACGATTGGTGAGGCAGATGGTGGAATAGCAATTGCCAAGGGGCTAAGAAAGATGAACGGGTTGGCGGAATCTGGTGTCTTGAAAACTCTGGGCGATGTAACTGGCGTTGCAGGCGCCGTCAATAGTATGCGTAAAGGATATAATGAATGGCATACGAATAAAGCCTTATCTGTGTTACATTGGGGTGAAGCATTAGGGCAAGGTCTTTTTATGGTTTTTGGTGGTGAAGAATTTGAACTTGGGTTCAACTTAACTGTAATGGCGTTCGATACGGGAGTTGACTATTACGAGCATGGTCACAATAATGGCGGCGAATAG